A stretch of DNA from Deltaproteobacteria bacterium:
GAGATAGAACGGCACCGGCGGGAGGAGTACGACGACCTCCTTGCATTGATGCCGCGGCGGTGGGTGAACCCGCGTATCGGCAAAGTGGTCAAGGAAACGCTGGGCATGTCCTCGAAACGGAGCAGGGTGCCGGCCACAAGCAAGCTGATTCGCACATACACCATACTCAGGTGAACCGATGTCCGGGGAAGACATCATGAAGACAGCCCCGAAAGAACTGAAACGCATACCGGGACAACTCTCGGACTGGGAGCTGGACGTGGCGCAGGTGATTCTGAAGATTCCCCGCGGCCGGCTGACTACCTACGGGTGTCCCACGCGAACCGTGGCTGACCGCCGCGGTGGGCCGGTGGCCGCGAACCATCCTGGCAGTGGCCACCTGCGATGGAAACTCTACGTTGCCTTCTGAATAAGGACAGCCGCTCCCGCCCAGGGCCGTAGCACCTGGACACTAACGCAACCTATCCCGAAGCGTCTTCCCCGCCTTGAGCGACGGAGTCTTCGACGCCGCGATGGCGACGCTCTCTCCCGTCTGCGGATTCCGTCCCGTCCGCGCCGGCGGGCTCTTCGTCGAGAACCTGCCGAACCCGGTGACCGACACCGTCTCCCCGTTCGCAAGAGCGTCCAGGATGACCTCGAATACCGCGTTGACCGCGCTCTTCGCCTGGGCCTTCGTCAGCGGGGCGCGGCGGGCAACCTGGGCCGCGAGATCGGATTTCTTCATGGCTCCATCTCTCCTTAACGGCATTCCTTCCTGATGAACGGCGACGGTGAATCCTCGCGTTTCTCCCTATCACTGCAATGGCGCTTCACGCCAGTCCCGTCACGGCGAGTTTGCCCGGTTCGCGGCTCCCCTCTGCATCCCATCCAGTGCTCCGCCATGCCCCGCTCCATCTCTTCCCGAGCCCATGCTCCCTTCCGGTCGGTCAGGTCCACGTCCACAGCGGCAGCGCACAGGACGGCAAGGTGAGACGCACGGCCCCGCGAAACTCCGCCGGGTCGTCCCGCGTGTGCAGCGGCTGCAATTTCTCTGGCCATCATGTCCGAACGCTTGAACGCGGACGCGCCGGTGACCGCCGTCGCTTCCGCCAACCAGGCGTCGCTACGTTTCGGCGACGCCTGTGTCGTCCCCGAAGACATCCTGCGCCTCGACTCCGAAGGAGCGTGCCGGGCATGCCGTCGCGGCATGGCCGCACCACTCTGTTCACCGGCGACATCTGGAATGTCCGGCACATTTGACACCACCGCCGACAGCAACGGTCGAGTGAGTGTCGTACGGCGTGTCGCCCTGCCGGGCAGCGCTTTGTTCGCTCCCGCTTCCTGGCGCCGGCAGGAAGCCGCACGACGGTCCCGGAAGTGTTCCTGCAAGTGCGCAGCCGAACCCGACGCTCAAGCGGCGCCCGGTGTCTGTCGAGTTCCACGATGGTCGTGTTCCGGGCCTAAGGAAGCAGGACACGGCTCTCTCGGGCTTGAGCCGCGGCAAGGCGGGCAGCGGGCTTGTCGAGGTTGTGGACGGTGCCGCCCTGGCGCCGGCCGCGGCCGCAAATCCCCGTGTGCTCATGATGCCCGGCGGCCATATTGCCCCGAACGCCTTGCGTCCGCTTCGCCGCCGCCGGCCATGGCCCGGTCCGGGTTGCCGTCAGTAGATTGTAAGCGGCTGTAACCCGATTGTAGTGCTCCCGTAACACGGCATAGTGCGGAAAAACTCCCGACAAAACAAGTATGTACGGCACGTCGTCATATGCCGTGATGCTCCAGAGAACCGCCCCGGTTCTCCAGAGCGTCGCACCTGGTTCCCTAGGGAATCGCCCCGGTTCCCTAGGGAATCTTCGTTGCCAGACCTGCGCTCGCGACGACACGGCTGCAGATGCCCGGAGACCGCCCGCGATCCACGGCTTCGACCCCTGTATGCTCTGACCTCCCTCTCCCGCTCAAGCGCCGCTCGGGCTAACCCGCTGATATTGCGCGTCTTTTGTCTCCCCTCGCCGATGTCCCGCCTTGCGGCTGCGTCTCTACGGCGGAGCCGTTATTCTTCTCACACCCGACGCAGCATGCTGCCTGTTGCGCCCTGTCTGCGTCCGCGTGCGCTCCATTGCGCAGGTCGAGCCCCTCACCCCCCGGAAGTACCCTGGAAAAGGCGATACCGGTTTGCGACGCTGCCGTGTACCGGTCGCATGTGGGTGCGAACACATACCCGCGATCTCGAGCACCTGGCGGACTCGAAAGTCCGACGCACGACCATCTCCTGGCGAGAGTCCTCCAGCTTGTCTCCCAACACCAGTTCAGGTGATCGCGCCTGCGGACTGACCGGGGGCGGTTTTTCCACGACAGCCCCGGCGGGCCGAGTCCGTGCAGACGATACCCGGTCGCTGCCATGTCCGCGCCCGGCATTGAACACGGCCGCTTCAGCACCGTCACGCGCGACAGTATGGAGTTTGCGGCGTATTACGTGCAGGAGATCAGCTAGCACCAAGGCGCGTTACCCCGTGTGTTACACGAGGCGCACGAACCACAGGCTGCGCACGGGAATGACACCGAAGGGCCGGGAGTGGCGGGAGGGGGCAGACTGGAATGCCCTAGCCCGTCCCGGTGGCGGCGCGGAGGCATACCGGGTTCCTTGCGCCCC
This window harbors:
- a CDS encoding HU family DNA-binding protein; the protein is MKKSDLAAQVARRAPLTKAQAKSAVNAVFEVILDALANGETVSVTGFGRFSTKSPPARTGRNPQTGESVAIAASKTPSLKAGKTLRDRLR